The genomic interval ACTCAATAAACATGAATGAAAGACAGAAAACTTCAAAAGAAGACTACTCTGTGGAAGTAGGATTGGTAATCCAAGGTAAACGGGGAGTGTCCAGTGTTTTATCGGCGTTACTATATTCGAAAACCGAATCTGAACAAAGTACTGAGAAATTATTAGAAATAATAGTTAGTAAATGTAACTTATATGAAGCATATAAAAGAGTCAAAAGAAACAAAGGCTTAAATTAAAAGTCAACACAAATAAAAGCGCAGTGGATTCGCCCATAAAGAGAAAGTTCTTAGGGTATACATTCTACTATACTAAAACTGGAGTAAAATTCAGAGTTCATGAGAAAAGCTATAGAAGATTTAAAAAGAAGATAAAAGAAATTACAAATAGAAATATTAGCATGAATTTTAGATATAGGTTAAAAAGACTAAATCAGATAACGGTAGGATGGATTAACTACTACAAACTAGCAAATATGAAGAATAAGCTTAAAGAGATAGAAGAATAGACACGCCGAAGACTTAGGGCTTGTATCTGGAAAACATGGAAAAAGGTTAAAACAAGGTATAAATGTCTAAGGAAATTAGGTGTTCTAAAAGATAAAGTATGGGAATATGCAAATACCCGAAAAGGATATTGGAGAATATCGAATAGACCAATATTAAACAAAACCATAACTAATCAAAGGTTGATTAATCATGGTTTTAAAAGTTTAATAACACAGTACGAAAAAGTCAGATTGTCTTAATGAACCGCCAAGTACCCAACGGTATGCTTGGTGGAGAAGTCGGTAATTGAAATAATCAAATACCTCCTATTCGATTATCAATTCTGATTTTGAGTAATTCTATTGGATTGTTTCTTAAAAAAAGAATAAAACTATTTGGAAATTATCATTGAGCTTATATCCTAACATATTATTGGTGAAACGCTAATTTAGCTGTTTTTTAAACAATAATAGATTTAGTAGATGAGTTAGCAATATAAGCTTTCGTGTGGACAAGTGTAAAATCGGTAATTATCAATCATTCTTCATGTGAGTAAGTGATTCACTTAAAATCGTGATATTAATTCTTCGCTTAAAAAAATAGGTATTGTTTTTGTTTGCAATATTTGATTTTTTATGATTAATCTAGGGTTAACTATTTACCTATACATTTAATTGATGTATTATAAAAGTGTTAAAGCTAGCAATTATAACATTTTATATAAGTGATTAATTTATATAGATAATAATATTATTATTAGGTATAGTATTATGAATAATCTCAAAATGATACAAATTTATCAAAATTAAGAAGTGTACAAGCTAATCCTATTGTTGATTTTTTAATATTATGGGGTTTATGATGTAGAAAGGAGGAGTTTATGAAGAAGGTAGATGAAATTTATTTAGAGGTAAAAAAGTTATGCGAAATCCAAAAAAAAGAATTCGGAAAAATAAAAGGAGTTACAACCAATGAACTTGCGAAAGTTTTAAATATACAGCGATCAAATGCTTCCAGTGAACTTAATACTTTAGTTAATAATGGGAAGTTACATAAAATAAAGGGTAAACCGGTTCTTTACACAATAGATACGACTGAATTTATCAAAAACGATTCAACTAATATTAGTGTATTCGACAGGCTCATTGGAGCTGACATAACTTTAAAAACTGCAATTAAACAAGTAAAAGCAGCAATATTATATCCACCAAGTGGACTACATACTATGTTAGCGGGTGAAACAGGAGTAGGAAAAACCATGTTTGCTGAGTTGATGTATGAATATGCTAAAGAAATCAAAAGAATAAAAAAAACTGCTCCGTTTGTTTCTTTTAATTGTGCAGATTATGCAAATAATCCTCAATTATTATTATCACAGCTTTTTGGAGTTAAAAAAGGGAGTTACACAGGTGCAAAT from Abyssisolibacter fermentans carries:
- a CDS encoding group II intron maturase-specific domain-containing protein — translated: MDSPIKRKFLGYTFYYTKTGVKFRVHEKSYRRFKKKIKEITNRNISMNFRYRLKRLNQITVGWINYYKLANMKNKLKEIEE